The nucleotide sequence GGGCAAGTGGGAGCCGTCCGGGTCCGTCAAATGGGTTGAGCGATACGACCCGGCTGACCAGTCAGTGTTGGTCGCACGCGCCCCCGACTCTACACGCCAGGACGCCGTGCGCGCCGCGCAGGCTGCGGCCCGGGCTGCTGAGCAATGGGGCAAGTGCAGTCCGTCGCGCCGAGGACGGCTGCTCTTTGACTGGCTCACGTGGATAGATGGGCGGAGGCAGCAGATTGCCGAACTGCTCACGCGCGAAGAGGGAAAGATCCTCGCGGAATCACTGGGCGAAGTTAACCGCTCAATAGACATCCTAGAGTTTACTGCCGGCATGGGACGCCGGCTCGGCGGCAAGGTATTTGCCGCCGAAGAGCAAAACGTCTTCTGTTTTTCGAACGCACAGCCTCTGGGTGTAGTCGGCCTCATCAGCCCATGGAACTTTCCGGTCGCCATTCCCGTCTGGAAGCTTGCGCCGGCGCTCATCGCCGGAAACACCGCCGTACTCAAGCCGTCGCCGCTGACCCCGCTGACGGCGACCGCGTTAGTCCGGGGGCTTGAAGAGGTCGGGCTGCCCGCCGGCGTCGTGAATCTAATCCATGGCGACAGCGAGCCTGGCAGCGAACTGGTTTCCAACGAACTGGTACAGGGCATCTCCTTCACCGGCTCGACCGGCGTGGGAAAACGGATTGCGCGCGCCGCCTCTGAACGACTTGCCAAGCTGCAACTCGAACTGGGTGGCAAGAACCCGCAGCTAGTTCTTGAAGACGCAGACCTCGATCAAGCGGTTGACGGAGTGATGATGGCCGCGTTCG is from Blastocatellia bacterium and encodes:
- a CDS encoding aldehyde dehydrogenase family protein; the protein is MSGIPEIGQTVFNFIAGKWEPSGSVKWVERYDPADQSVLVARAPDSTRQDAVRAAQAAARAAEQWGKCSPSRRGRLLFDWLTWIDGRRQQIAELLTREEGKILAESLGEVNRSIDILEFTAGMGRRLGGKVFAAEEQNVFCFSNAQPLGVVGLISPWNFPVAIPVWKLAPALIAGNTAVLKPSPLTPLTATALVRGLEEVGLPAGVVNLIHGDSEPGSELVSNELVQGISFTGSTGVGKRIARAASERLAKLQLELGGKNPQLVLEDADLDQAVDGVMMAAFGSSGQRCSATSRAIVAQEVYDDFLERIHKRAASIRIGAGSEPGVEMGPLVDGRAIKRVTHYIGVGQAEGAKVCTGGNVLTGMGYGQGLFFQPTVLEATRQMEVAREEVFGPVLSVIRVRDFEEAINVANSTRYGLAASIFTRDVSRIFRSCDAVQAGTLHVNRPGVGGYSHVPFGGIKESGFGGREIGDEVMSFYTESKVVYINHAG